One genomic segment of Gymnogyps californianus isolate 813 chromosome 8, ASM1813914v2, whole genome shotgun sequence includes these proteins:
- the RABGGTB gene encoding geranylgeranyl transferase type-2 subunit beta, which produces MVGIAGRAGERARPGGPREAQGDAQVSGRAALPSGPGGRRGLVAVAAPAVAPVALATPGPEGTRGRACRRPGRAMAGRRARGEVALGGGPGLWGLGASAVLKPPELTVQLTFCWCFLQGTPQKDVIIKPDAPSTLLSEKHADYIASYGTKKDDYEYCMSEYLRMSGVYWGLTAMDLMGQLHRMNKEEILAFIRSCQHECGGISASVGHDPHLLYTLSAVQILILYDSLHVVDVNKIVEYIQNLQKEDGSFAGDKWGEIDTRFSFCAAATLALLGKLDAIDVGKAVEFVLSCMNFDGGFGCRPGSESHAGQIYCCTGFLAITDQLHQINVDLLGWWLCERQLPSGGLNGRPEKLPDVCYSWWVLASLKMIGRLHWIDREKLRCFILACQDEETGGFADRPGDMVDPFHTLFGIAGLSLLGEEQIKAVNPVFCMPEDVLRRINVQPELVS; this is translated from the exons ATGGTGGGTATCGCCGGCCGCGCCGGGGAaagggcccggcccggcgggccGAGAGAGGCGCAGGGCGACGCGCAGGTTTCCGGCCGCGCGGCTCTGCCCAGCGGGCCGGGAGGCCGGCGCGGGCTGGTGGCTGTGGCGGCCCCCGCGGTGGCGCCGGTGGCACTCGCCACTCCGGGTCCGGAGGGGACGCGGGGGCGCGCCtgccgccggccgggccgggcgatGGCGGGACGGCGAGCGCGCGGCGAGGTGGCGCTGGGCGGCGGCCCCGGACTGTGGGGCCTCGGGGCCTCTGCG GTGCTAAAGCCTCCTGAACTGACGGTACAACTGACGTTTTGTTGGTGCTTTTTACAGGGGACACCGCAAAAGGATGTTATAATAAAACCCGATGCTCCAAGCACATTACTTTCGGAGAAACACGCGGACTATATAGCCTCATATGGAACAAAGAAAGATGATTAT GAATACTGTATGTCGGAGTATTTGAGGATGAGTGGTGTTTACTGGGGGCTGACAGCAATGGATCTCATGGGGCAGCTGCACCGAatgaacaaagaagaaattctggCATTCATCAGATCATGTCAACATGAATGTGGTGGAATAAGTGCCAGCGTAGGTCATGATCCTCATCTTCTGTATACCCTCAGTGCTGTCCAG attcttATCTTATATGATAGTCTCCATGTTGTTgatgtaaataaaattgttgAATATATACAGAACTTGCAAAAAGAAGATGGATCATTTGCTGGAGACAAATGGG GAGAAATAGATACAAGGTTCtccttctgtgctgcagcaacTCTTGCACTTCTG GGAAAGCTGGACGCTATTGATGTGGGGAAAGCAGTAGAATTCGTTTTGTCATGTATGAACTTCGATGGAGGATTTGGTTGTAGACCAGGTTCCGAATCACATGCAGGACAG ATCTATTGTTGCACAGGATTTCTGGCTATAACAGACCAGTTGCATCAAATAAATGTTGACTTGCTGGGTTGGTGGCTTTGTGAACGTCAGTTACCTTCTGGAGGTCTCAACGGACGACCAGAGAAG TTACCTGATGTATGTTATTCGTGGTGGGTGCTAGCATCCTTGAAGATGATCGGTAGGTTACATTGGATTGACAGAGAGAAACTGCGCTGCTTTATTTTGGCTTGCCAGGATGAGGAGACTGGAGGATTTGCTGACAGACCAGGAGATATG gtGGATCCATTTCACACCTTATTTGGAATTGCTGGACTATCTTTATTAGGAGAAGAACAAATTAAGGCCGTCAATCCTGTCTTTTGTATGCCAGAAGATGTCCTTCGAAGAATAAATGTACAGCCTGAGCTTGTGAGCTAA